DNA sequence from the Selenomonas timonae genome:
CCTTGTTTCTACCTGATAAAGCCGCGCCAAATCTGAGTCTAGCATGACTTGAATGCCACGAACGGTGTATACCAAATTCCGTATGTGGCTTGTGTCTATCGGCGCTATGGATGTCTGATCAGGGGCTTTCTCACTCATAAAAGTTCCTTTCCTTTTGAGGTGCCAAATTGGGATCTCAAATTTTGCTGGTGAATAGCAATTAACCAAATTTTCTTGAGGTAGTCTTTACTAATTCCACAGAAATATTCCTGCGGAGAATTGCTGACAACATAGCTATACTCTGTTCGGTAAACGCGTAAGGCAGGATTCGCCGCCCGCCATGTGCGGAACTTGACATCACGATTTGTGATGTCAAGTTTGCCTCCTCCTTGGTTAACTGGAAGCAATATCTTTCGGGAAATCTTTTCTGATTCCGCTTCACAGCCTGATTCAGAACCCGTATCTCCACTTGATAGAGCATAGCAAGATCGCTGGCAAGCATTACCTGTTGATTACGTAGTGTAAATAAATCGACTGATATTTGGAGTGTCTGTGGCCGACGAGATGGACACTGGTTGAATTTCTTTCATGATGCTTTACCTCCTCGATAACTGGTGTGTTGCATCCCTCGGTTTTTTTATGTAGCTGGGCATGAGAAGGAAAAATTAGCTTATCCCTTACACAAGTTGTTAAACGTTATTGGAACTTCCTGCCTGTGTAGTTATTGAAGTGATAAACAGAAACTTGGAATAGGGGGATTGCAAAGTTTGAGCTACTGAAACAAATCAAACAAATCGTCGCCAACAGCCTGCTCTTTATCGATAAGTTCCTGCATATATGCTCTAACGGCTAAAAACTCTGCCCTTATTGGAAAGTCATCACTTTCAAGTAAGTGGATAGTATCTTCGTGTTTCTCTGGATTTCTTAGGATGGCTTCGATATCAATTTCATAATATCTTCCGACGACCTCAGGCTCTCCGAAGTACTCCTTATATTCCCAAGGTACGGCATTCTTGTTTATCAGAGAACCCGATTCGAAC
Encoded proteins:
- a CDS encoding ORF6N domain-containing protein, giving the protein MSVDLFTLRNQQVMLASDLAMLYQVEIRVLNQAVKRNQKRFPERYCFQLTKEEANLTSQIVMSSSAHGGRRILPYAFTEQSIAMLSAILRRNISVELVKTTSRKFG